GTTCGAGAGTGAACCTATCCTGCAAGGCCACGCCCTACTTCGTCTCGAAAACTGCATTTGCACGCCACATATTGGGTACGTGGAACAGGACAGCTATGAGCTCTACTTTGGTGCAGCTTTTGATAACGTGGTGAATTTCATCAAAGGCACACCCACCAACATCGTGAACCCGGGCTCACTACAGGTGAGGCGCTAGCGGCAGTCGGTCATCCACCAGTTCCAATTACGCGACTGGCTGTTGTACCTCTGACCCGTCCTGAATAGCGTTGACACCCAGGACGGTTAAAAACTCCAGCCGGACTATCCGGCCAATGACGCCCGATGCACTGCATCGGGCGTTTGCATTTTCAGCGACAGATGCGGTCGCTCGCAGTTATAGATGTCGACTGACTGCTCGACCATGCGTCTGGCCTGCCCCAGATCGGCGGGGCGCTGCAGCAAGAACTCACTCTTCAAGATGCCATTGACCCGCTCGGCCAGCGCGTTCTGGTAGCAGTCGTAGCCGTCCGTCATCGAGCAGATCACGCCGTGGCGCTTGTGCAGGGCCTGGTAGTACGTCGCGCAGTACTGGATACCCCTGTCGGAGTGGTGCACCAACTGTCGGCTGCTCTGTCGCCCCGAGAGCGCCATCTTCATGGCCTGCGCCACCTCTTCGGTCTGCAGGCTCTCATGCACGTGCCAGCCGACGATCTTCCTGGAATACGCATCCGTGACCAGGCTCAGATAGACGAACTTGCCGTGTGTGGGCAAGTAGGTGATGTCAGCCACCCAGACCTGCTCGCTGCCGCTGGCGTGGATCTGTTGCGGCCCTACCTTGAGAAGGTTCGGATGGTGCCTGAAGCGGTGGTGACTGTCTGTTGTCTTGTGATACGCCCGCCGGGGTGCCACCAGCAGCCTGGCATTGCGCAGGACGTCGAACATTGCATCGCGGCCCAAGTCGATGCCTCGGCGCTGTAGCGGCTCCTGCAATAAGTGGTGCAGCTTGCGCGTGCCTATGCGTGGTTGGCGCATGCGCTGCTCGCGCACCAACTCCACCACCGTCTGCGCATTCGCCAAGCGATCGGCCTCGCGGCGCCTACCCTGGTAATACGCCTGACGGCTGTGGCCCATATGCTGGCAAGCCCTCTTCACGCTCAACCCTGCGATGAGGTTTTGCGCGAGGACTTGCCCAAAGGCTTTTTTACGATGCGCACCCCATAGTCCTTGCGCAGCACGTCGATGACGGCTTCGAATAGCCTGGCCTTCTCCTGCGCCTGTGCGAGCTGCACCTGCAGCGCCTTGATCTGCTGCTCGGGCGTGAGAGCAACAGTGTTCTTCTTGTCTATCGGCATGGCTGCAGATGATGCCGCAGGACTCCAGCCCAGGCGACCGTGCTTGCGCAGCCAGACCAGAACCGTCGAGCGACCCTGGATGCCGTAGTGCTGCTGCGCCTGTTTGTACGTGAGCTCGCCTTTTTCCACCTGCTCCACCACCGCCAACTTAAAGGCCAGTGTGTAGTCGCGCTGCGTGCGTTTGACACTTGATTCCATGACACATACCCTTTTTGAAAGGTCCTCGTGTCAACGCCAGGCAGGACGGGTCACTCACAACAAAAAGGCTTCCCGAGGGAAGCCTTTTTTGATGGCCGCGGGGCATCGAAATGCCCCACAGCAGCAAGCCACACTCAATTACAGAGGTGTCTTCTTGCCGTCCTTGTAGACGTACAGCGTGATGGCTGGGTTCTTCATTTCGCCGTTGGACTCGAAGGCGATGGTGGAGGTCACGCCCTTGAAGTTGGCCTTGGCCAGTTCGTTCACGTACACCTTGGGGTCCACGGAGTTGGCGCGCTTCATGGCGTCGACCAGCAGGAACGTGGCGTCATAGGTGTAGGGGCTGTACACCTGGAACTGGCCAGGGTACTTGGCGTCGTACTTGGCCTTCCAGGCGGTGCCGCCAGGCATCTTGGCCAGCGAGGAGCCGCCTTCAGCGCAGATCACGTTGGCCAGGGTCTTGGCGCCAGCAGCCAGCTTGGCGATTTCAGACGTGCAAACCCCGTCACCACCGAAGTACTTGACGTTGGCCATGCCCAGTTGCTCCATCTGGCGCAGCATGGGGCCGGCTTGAGGGTCCATGCCGCCGTAGAAGATAGCGTCGGGGTTCTTGGCCTTGATGGCGGTCAAGATGGCCATGAAGTCGGTGGCCTTGTCGGTCGTGAACTGCTCGTCCACCACCTTCATGCCCTTGGCCGTAGCGGTTTTCTTGAACACGTCGGCAACGCCTTGGCCGTAAGCCGTACGGTCATCGATGATCGCAACGGTCTTGAGCTTCAGCGTGTCCACTGCGTAGAACGCCAGACCAGCGCCGAGGGCGTTGTCGTTGGCGATGATACGGAACGTGGTCTTGTAGCCAGGCTTGGTCAGGTTGGGGTTGGTTGCAGCGCCCGTCACCATTGGGATGCCGCAATCGTTGTACACCTTGGAGGCGGGAATCGTGGTACCGGAGTTGAGGTGGCCGACAACGCCAACGACCTTGGAGTCGCACAGCTTTTGTGCAGCAGCAGTGCCCTGCTTTGGATCGGCAGCGTCATCTTCAGCTTGCAGCTCGAATTTGATCTTCTTGCCGCCGATGGTGACGCCTTGAGCGTTCAGCTCTTCAATGGCCATGCGGGCGCCATTTTCGTTGTCCTTGCCGTAGTGGGCTTGGGCGCCGGAAACCGGAGCCACGTGGCCGATCTTGACCACCTGCTCTTGTGCAGAGGCCACACCAGCAACAGCCGCGATAGCAGCAACCACGGTCAGTTTCAACTTCAATTGCATATCAAATCTCCAGTAAAGATAAACGCTGAGAATCTTCTTGTGTCTCAACGCAGGCGAACATATCGCAATTTACGGGCCAGATCATTAGGGAACACGATTAAACGCGAGAGAAACCACAGGGGAATACCCTGTCATCTCTTTGGCGCAGGCGGCGCACCGCTTGCCAACTCGTCTGCCACGGCTTCATACACCGCATGCCGGACCACCGACTCGATCTCTTCGCGCAGGCGTGGCAGCACCGAACGCGTCTGCTCCTGCACCACTGAGGCGATTGCCTCGCGCAGGCGCTGATCGAGCACCACATCCACACGCTGCATGACGCGGTGCACCATGTATTCCTCTATCCCTTCGGGCAAGGCGCGGGCGGCAACAGGCGCGGACACCGGTGGCATCCCTACGGAAGTGGCAGCAGCGAAGGTTGATGGGCGTTGCTGGGCAGGTGAAGCCACAGCGCGCGACGCTTGAGAAGAAACCACCGGCGGTGGCGCAGCCAAGGTCGGCGCCGGAGGACGCGCCGTAGATGCCAGTGCACTGGCCTGCGGCATCGCAGTGGGCCGCACTGCGGGCGGGGCTGCCTTTGCCAGCGCAGCCGACTGCGCTGGAGAAAGAACTGTCGTGCGCGCTGCTGGATTCGTAGCGCCCTGCGCCGGGGATGCGGCGTCGGGCACTTGCACCACTTCGGTGAGCGTGGGTACAAAGCGCGGAGGGGTCTTGGGGGGGAGCGCCATCAGCCCGCTTTCAGCACCAGATCGTGGCGGGTAATGGCATAACCGCGGGACGCGTAATGGCGCCACCGCGTGCGCGCCTGGGCACGGTCGGCTTCGTCCTGGGCACTCACGACTTCCACCAGGCGGTCAAACCGGCCAAAACCCTCGGGCACTTCTGCATGAAGATTCAGCAAGACTTCGTGGTGCGGCGCCAAGCGTGCATCTTGCGCCAGCAATACCGGCGAAGCCTGAACCAGCTCCTCGTCGGCGTCGGCATGGCAGTGGGCCACAAAGTCCTGGGGGGCCATCAACCAGAGCATGCGGTCCAGCGTCTGGAGCGCATCCGCCGGCGCTGCGATGACCAAGCGGGCTCCGCTGCGCTGCACTTTGCGTGCGAACCGACATGCATACGCCAGCTTGTCGGGCGCGTTGAAGTGAAAGGCCACCTCGGTCATGGCACGGTCAAGCAGACTTGCTGCCAGCGGGCCGTTTGGCGGCAGGCCTGCGGGCAGTGCCCGTAGCCGCCTTGCTGGTCGCAGAGCGCGACGTGGACTTGGGGGCCTTTGCCGTACGGACCTGCGACCTGGACTGTTCGAGCACATAGTGCACCAGCAGCCCCACGGGCCGGCCTGTAGAACCCTTGGCCGCCCCACCTTTCCACGCGGTGCCTGCAATGTCCAGATGCGCCCACGGCATGTCGCCCACGAACTTTTGCAAGAACTTGGCAGCAGTGATGGAACCGCCCGCACGGCCAGCCACATTGCCCATGTCGGCAAAGTTGCTCTTGAGGCCGTCCGCATAGTCGTCATCCAGGGGCATGCGCCAGCAAAGGTCTTGCGCGGCTTCGCCGGCCGCCTGCAAAGACTCCGCCAGACCATCGTTGTTAGCGAACAGGCCGCTGCGCACGCCGCCCAGCGCGATCACGCAGGCACCCGTCAGTGTGGCGATATCCACCACCGCGGCAGGCTTGAATCGCGCGGCGTAGGTCAACGCATCGCACAACACCAGGCGCCCCTCTGCATCGGTGTTCAAAATCTCGATGGTCTGACCGCTCATGCTGGTGACCACATCACCGGGCTTAACGGCGCGCCCGTCTGGCATGTTTTCGCACGCCGGGATCAGGCCCACTACATTGACGGCAGGCTGCAGTTCACCCAGCGCGCGGAAGGTACCCAGCACACTGGCAGCGCCGCACATGTCGAACTTCATCTCGTCCATCTCGGGCGCAGGCTTGATCGAGATACCGCCGGTGTCAAAGGTGATGCCTTTGCCCACCAGAACGATGGGCGCCCGGTCCTTGGCCGCGCCGTTGTAGCGCAACTCGATGAAACGCAGCGGCTCTTCAGAGCCCTTGGCCACCGCCATGAAAGCGCCCATGCCCAGGCGCGCCACCTCTGCGGGGCCATGCACCTTGCACTGGATGCGTGGCAGCTTGGCGAGGGTTTTGGCCGCGTCAGCCAGCAGGCTGGGCGTGGCATGGTTGGCCGGGCGGTTGCCCCATTCCCGCGCAAACTCTACGCCAGCCACCAAGGCCACACCGCTGTCAAACCCGTCACGCGCGCTGGCCGCATCCGGCACGCCCACCACACAGCGGCTCAGGCTGCGTGCCTCCACCTTGGTCTTGGTGGTGGTGTACACATAGCTCACATCTGCCACGGCCTGAACAGCAGCGCTGACGGCCGCCGCCTGGGCCTCGCCCGCGAAACACAGTACCACGCGCTTGGTGTGTGGCGCCTTGATGGCGCCGCCCAGCGACTGGAGGGCCTGGCGCGTTGCGCGCGCCGAGCCGTCACCCAGGCCCACCAGCACCACGCGGCGGGCTGCGACGGCAGGCACCTGGTACAGCTGCAGGTGTTTACCGGCTTTGGTGGTCAGATCTCCATTCTTGAGCGCCAAGGCCGCCAGGGCGGACAGCGCATCCTTGCCGGGCTTGAAGCCCTCGGGAAGCAGGACGATCAGCAGGTCGCATTTCTCCGAAGCTGCCGCAGCAAGTTCAAGGGTCTTGAGATCAAAGTTCATAATTGGTGTTTTCCTTCGAGCCAATGTTATTCGATTCATCCATCCGCAAGGAGCTGGCGCGCAGCTTCGGCGCGACCCTTGTGGTGCTGGTGACCGTGGTCATGACCATGATGCTCATCCGCACACTGGGTCAGGCCTCCAAGGGCAGCGTCAGCCCGTCCGACGTGATGCTCGTCATGGGCTTCACCGTATTGGGTCAGTTGCCCACCATTCTCAGCCTCAGCCTGTTCATCGCGGTCGTCGGCACGCTGTCGCGCATGTACCGCGACAGCGAAATGGTGATCTGGTTCGCCAGCGGGCGCGGCCTGATCAGCTTGGTGCGCCCCCTGTTGCGATTTGCATGGCCGGTGATGGTGGTGATCGCTGTGCTGTCGCTGCTGGTGTGGCCATGGGCCAACTCCCAGATCCAGGAACTCAGGACCCGCTACGAGCAGCGCAGCGACATCGACCGCATCGCCCCGGGCGAGTTCCAGGAATCCTCCAACGGCAGCCGCGTGTTCTTCATTGACAAGGACACCCCGGACACACTGGCGGCCAACAACGTGTTCATTGCTGCGAATGACGGCAAACGCGAATCCGTCACCTCCGCCCGCAGCGCCCGGCTGGAGACCCAGGGCGGTGAACGCATGGCCCTGCTGAGCGACGGCCAGCGCCTGGAGACGTCACGGGACAAGCCCGGTGTGAAGATCAGCGAGTTCAGCCTGTACGGCACCCGCATTGGCAGCGCGCCCCCTGGGTCGGCTGGAGAGCAGGCGGTGAAGACACGCACCACCTACGACCTCGTCATGCAGCCGCTGCCCGCCTACCGCGCCGAGCTGGGATGGCGACTCGGCCTTGCACTCGCTGCCCTCAACTTTGTGCTGCTGGGCCTGGCCGTGGCCAGCGTCAACCCACGCGCAGCGCGCAGCACCAGCATGGTGTTCGCGCTGTTTGCCTTCATCGTCTACTACAACCTCATGACCCTTGGCCAGAGCTGGGTGGGTGCCGACCGGCTGGGCCTCACCAGCTTCATGGTGATGCTGCATGGCGGCATGCTGGCGGTCTCGCTGCTGGTGCTGGCGGTGCGGCACAACCAATGGACGGTGCGGCGCCTGTGGCGATCTGCTGAGGCGGGAGGACAGTCCGCATGAAAACCATCCGCCGCCTGATTCACCGCGAGGCCCTGGGCGCCGTCACCTTCGTCACCGTAGGTTTTCTGGCCCTCTTCTTCTTCTTTGACCTGGTGGATGAGCTCCGCTGGGTGGGCCGTGCCGGGGAAGATGGCTATCAGCTATCGCACGCGTTGCTGTTTGTGGTGCTCAGCATCCCCAGTCACCTGTATGAACTGCTGCCCATCACGGTACTGATCGGCACCATCTTCGTGATGGCGCGCCTGGCACAAAGCTCCGAGTTCACCATCATGCGCACCAGCGGCATGGGCCCTTGGCGCGCACTGCGTACCCTGCTCACGCTCGGCGGCGTCTTTGTGCTGCTGACGTTTGCTGTCGGTGACTACCTGGCTCCCCTGACCGACCGCACTGCGCAGCTCATCAAGGTGCGCTACTTGGGACGGCTCACAGCGGGCGCCACAGGTGCATGGCTCAAGGAGCGGCAAGAAGACCATTCGTTTGCCGTCAACGTGCGCGCACTC
Above is a window of Acidovorax sp. KKS102 DNA encoding:
- a CDS encoding branched-chain amino acid ABC transporter substrate-binding protein, with product MQLKLKLTVVAAIAAVAGVASAQEQVVKIGHVAPVSGAQAHYGKDNENGARMAIEELNAQGVTIGGKKIKFELQAEDDAADPKQGTAAAQKLCDSKVVGVVGHLNSGTTIPASKVYNDCGIPMVTGAATNPNLTKPGYKTTFRIIANDNALGAGLAFYAVDTLKLKTVAIIDDRTAYGQGVADVFKKTATAKGMKVVDEQFTTDKATDFMAILTAIKAKNPDAIFYGGMDPQAGPMLRQMEQLGMANVKYFGGDGVCTSEIAKLAAGAKTLANVICAEGGSSLAKMPGGTAWKAKYDAKYPGQFQVYSPYTYDATFLLVDAMKRANSVDPKVYVNELAKANFKGVTSTIAFESNGEMKNPAITLYVYKDGKKTPL
- a CDS encoding DNA polymerase III subunit chi; amino-acid sequence: MTEVAFHFNAPDKLAYACRFARKVQRSGARLVIAAPADALQTLDRMLWLMAPQDFVAHCHADADEELVQASPVLLAQDARLAPHHEVLLNLHAEVPEGFGRFDRLVEVVSAQDEADRAQARTRWRHYASRGYAITRHDLVLKAG
- the lptF gene encoding LPS export ABC transporter permease LptF; the encoded protein is MLFDSSIRKELARSFGATLVVLVTVVMTMMLIRTLGQASKGSVSPSDVMLVMGFTVLGQLPTILSLSLFIAVVGTLSRMYRDSEMVIWFASGRGLISLVRPLLRFAWPVMVVIAVLSLLVWPWANSQIQELRTRYEQRSDIDRIAPGEFQESSNGSRVFFIDKDTPDTLAANNVFIAANDGKRESVTSARSARLETQGGERMALLSDGQRLETSRDKPGVKISEFSLYGTRIGSAPPGSAGEQAVKTRTTYDLVMQPLPAYRAELGWRLGLALAALNFVLLGLAVASVNPRAARSTSMVFALFAFIVYYNLMTLGQSWVGADRLGLTSFMVMLHGGMLAVSLLVLAVRHNQWTVRRLWRSAEAGGQSA
- a CDS encoding leucyl aminopeptidase, whose protein sequence is MNFDLKTLELAAAASEKCDLLIVLLPEGFKPGKDALSALAALALKNGDLTTKAGKHLQLYQVPAVAARRVVLVGLGDGSARATRQALQSLGGAIKAPHTKRVVLCFAGEAQAAAVSAAVQAVADVSYVYTTTKTKVEARSLSRCVVGVPDAASARDGFDSGVALVAGVEFAREWGNRPANHATPSLLADAAKTLAKLPRIQCKVHGPAEVARLGMGAFMAVAKGSEEPLRFIELRYNGAAKDRAPIVLVGKGITFDTGGISIKPAPEMDEMKFDMCGAASVLGTFRALGELQPAVNVVGLIPACENMPDGRAVKPGDVVTSMSGQTIEILNTDAEGRLVLCDALTYAARFKPAAVVDIATLTGACVIALGGVRSGLFANNDGLAESLQAAGEAAQDLCWRMPLDDDYADGLKSNFADMGNVAGRAGGSITAAKFLQKFVGDMPWAHLDIAGTAWKGGAAKGSTGRPVGLLVHYVLEQSRSQVRTAKAPKSTSRSATSKAATGTARRPAAKRPAGSKSA
- a CDS encoding IS3 family transposase (programmed frameshift), with protein sequence MESSVKRTQRDYTLAFKLAVVEQVEKGELTYKQAQQHYGIQGRSTVLVWLRKHGRLGWSPAASSAAMPIDKKNTVALTPEQQIKALQVQLAQAQEKARLFEAVIDVLRKDYGVRIGKKAFGQVLAQNLIAGLSVKRACQHMGHSRQAYYQGRRREADRLANAQTVVELVREQRMRQPRIGTRKLHHLLQEPLQRRGIDLGRDAMFDVLRNARLLVAPRRAYHKTTDSHHRFRHHPNLLKVGPQQIHASGSEQVWVADITYLPTHGKFVYLSLVTDAYSRKIVGWHVHESLQTEEVAQAMKMALSGRQSSRQLVHHSDRGIQYCATYYQALHKRHGVICSMTDGYDCYQNALAERVNGILKSEFLLQRPADLGQARRMVEQSVDIYNCERPHLSLKMQTPDAVHRASLAG